The following proteins come from a genomic window of Streptomyces liliiviolaceus:
- a CDS encoding magnesium transporter MgtE N-terminal domain-containing protein, protein MAAGAPRIFVSHLSGIAVFDPNGDQVGRVRDLVAMLRVGRRPPRLLGLVVELSTRRRIFLPMTRVTGIESGQVITTGVLNVRRFEQRPTERLVLGELLDRRVTLVESGEEPETVTVLDIAIQQLPARRDWEIDRVFVRKGRTGGAFRRARGETLTVEWSAVTGFSLEEHGQGAENLLATFEQLRPADLANVLHHLSAKRRAEVAAALDDDRLADVLEELPEDDQIEILGKLKEERAADVLEAMDPDDAADLLGELPEDDKERLLALMRPDDAADVRRLMAYEERTAGGLMTTEPIVLRPDATVADALARVRNADLSPALAAQVYVCRPPDETPTGKYLGTVHFQRLLRDPPYTLVGSIIDDDLRPLDPEAVLPVVAGFFATYDMVAAPVVDESGSLLGAVTVDDVLDHMLPEDWREREFHSDEEAMGSGTGPAAPATASASATADATATSAAAGGRTGAQEAADGS, encoded by the coding sequence ATGGCGGCAGGCGCCCCCAGGATCTTCGTCTCGCACCTCTCCGGCATCGCCGTCTTCGACCCCAACGGCGACCAGGTGGGACGTGTGCGCGACCTCGTCGCCATGCTGCGCGTGGGACGGCGGCCCCCGCGGCTGCTCGGCCTCGTCGTCGAACTGTCCACCCGGCGCCGTATCTTCCTGCCCATGACCCGGGTGACGGGCATCGAGTCGGGCCAGGTCATCACCACCGGCGTACTGAACGTCCGCCGGTTCGAGCAGCGCCCCACCGAGCGGCTCGTCCTCGGCGAGCTCCTCGACCGGCGCGTCACCCTCGTGGAGAGCGGCGAGGAGCCCGAGACGGTCACCGTCCTGGACATCGCCATCCAGCAGCTGCCCGCGCGCCGCGACTGGGAGATCGACCGGGTCTTCGTACGGAAGGGGCGGACCGGCGGCGCGTTCCGGCGGGCCAGGGGCGAGACCCTGACCGTCGAATGGTCGGCCGTCACCGGGTTCTCGCTGGAGGAGCACGGACAGGGCGCCGAGAACCTGCTCGCCACCTTCGAGCAGCTGCGCCCCGCCGACCTCGCGAACGTCCTGCACCATCTGTCCGCGAAGCGGCGCGCCGAGGTCGCGGCGGCCCTGGACGACGACCGGCTCGCCGACGTCCTGGAGGAGCTGCCGGAGGACGACCAGATCGAGATCCTCGGCAAGCTCAAGGAGGAGCGCGCCGCGGACGTCCTGGAGGCCATGGACCCCGACGACGCGGCCGACCTGCTCGGCGAGCTGCCGGAGGACGACAAGGAGCGGCTGCTCGCGCTCATGCGCCCGGACGACGCGGCGGACGTACGGCGGCTGATGGCGTACGAGGAACGCACCGCAGGCGGTCTGATGACGACCGAGCCGATCGTGCTGCGGCCCGACGCGACCGTCGCGGACGCCCTCGCCCGGGTGCGCAACGCCGACCTCTCCCCCGCGCTGGCCGCCCAGGTGTACGTGTGCCGCCCGCCGGACGAGACCCCCACCGGCAAGTACCTCGGCACGGTCCACTTCCAGCGGCTCCTGCGCGATCCGCCGTACACGCTGGTGGGCTCGATCATCGACGACGACCTGCGGCCGCTGGACCCCGAGGCCGTGCTGCCCGTCGTGGCCGGCTTCTTCGCCACGTACGACATGGTCGCGGCGCCCGTCGTCGACGAGAGCGGTTCGCTGCTCGGCGCGGTCACCGTGGACGACGTCCTCGACCACATGCTGCCCGAGGACTGGCGGGAGAGGGAGTTCCACTCGGACGAGGAGGCGATGGGGTCCGGCACCGGGCCGGCCGCACCCGCGACCGCCTCCGCCTCCGCGACAGCCGACGCGACCGCCACCTCGGCTGCCGCCGGCGGACGCACGGGTGCCCAGGAGGCCGCTGATGGCTCCTGA
- a CDS encoding anti-sigma factor family protein, with protein sequence MSGSRLNPADGPLAEEHLGDRLSALVDGELGHEARERVLAHLATCAKCKSEADEQRRLKNVFAEVAPPPPSESFLARLQGLPGGDPDGDSPRLGRGALGASGVFDMTPDSFGYLPSGPHATALPSEQRGFRIHDIGRREAERSASRGLRFAAAAAGAVSLAAIALGGVSTGVPTDTADARGGSGNGSNVTPMRTTSTTGATGSESQRRRSLAPLLAQGQRSFGNEGGAQTELSAPLLPGVPAPAPGLPSKGEPNKASGPAHALTTPVVAGAAAMSPLIRPFAPAPRVTLTTWSSGPEFEASVLSAVPTFDPSASPAPSSSG encoded by the coding sequence GTGAGTGGATCACGGCTGAATCCTGCCGACGGACCCCTTGCCGAGGAGCACCTCGGCGACCGACTTTCCGCCCTGGTGGACGGTGAGCTCGGCCATGAGGCGCGCGAGCGCGTCCTGGCCCACCTCGCCACCTGCGCGAAGTGCAAGTCGGAGGCCGACGAGCAGCGACGACTGAAGAACGTGTTCGCGGAGGTCGCCCCGCCGCCCCCGTCCGAGAGCTTCCTGGCCAGACTGCAGGGGCTCCCCGGAGGTGACCCGGACGGCGACAGCCCGCGACTGGGCCGGGGAGCGCTCGGAGCGTCCGGAGTCTTCGACATGACGCCGGACTCCTTCGGTTACCTGCCCTCCGGCCCCCATGCGACCGCGCTCCCCTCGGAACAGCGCGGATTCCGCATCCATGACATCGGCCGGCGCGAGGCCGAGCGCTCCGCCTCCCGTGGACTGCGCTTCGCCGCCGCCGCGGCCGGTGCCGTCTCGCTCGCCGCGATCGCGCTCGGCGGGGTCTCGACCGGCGTCCCGACCGACACCGCGGACGCGCGCGGCGGTTCGGGCAACGGAAGCAACGTGACCCCGATGCGCACGACGAGCACGACCGGTGCCACGGGCTCCGAGTCGCAGCGCCGCCGGTCCCTCGCACCGCTGCTCGCCCAGGGCCAGCGTTCCTTCGGCAACGAAGGGGGCGCGCAGACCGAACTGTCCGCGCCGCTGCTGCCCGGTGTCCCGGCGCCCGCGCCCGGACTGCCCTCGAAGGGCGAGCCGAACAAGGCCTCGGGCCCGGCGCACGCGCTGACCACCCCCGTGGTGGCCGGTGCCGCCGCGATGTCCCCGCTGATACGTCCGTTCGCGCCGGCCCCACGGGTCACGCTGACCACGTGGTCGTCGGGACCGGAGTTCGAGGCGTCCGTCCTGTCGGCCGTGCCGACGTTCGACCCGTCCGCCTCACCCGCGCCTTCCTCCTCGGGCTGA
- a CDS encoding O-methyltransferase yields MCGFPAATDTVTPRQPRGQERAITGNRLTSWAFADAFVAEDEALHWARDRAREAGLRSVSPGTGAALRLLAATVDAKAVAEIGTGTGVSGIHLLHGMRPDGVLTTVDPEPEHQQFARQAFRASGFASNRARFIPGRALDVLPRLADAGYDLVFCDGDRLECLDYLAESLRLLRVGGLVVFEGVFANGRTVESGPQPTEVLRLRELLRAIRESQELVPSLLPVGDGLLCAVKR; encoded by the coding sequence ATCTGCGGGTTCCCGGCGGCAACGGATACAGTCACGCCCAGGCAACCACGGGGACAGGAGAGGGCCATTACCGGCAACCGGCTGACGAGCTGGGCGTTCGCCGACGCCTTTGTCGCCGAGGACGAGGCACTGCACTGGGCCCGGGACCGGGCCCGGGAGGCAGGCCTGCGCTCGGTGTCGCCCGGCACGGGCGCCGCGCTGCGACTGCTCGCCGCCACCGTGGACGCCAAGGCGGTCGCGGAGATCGGCACCGGAACCGGAGTCTCCGGTATTCATCTGCTGCACGGGATGCGGCCGGACGGCGTACTGACGACGGTGGATCCCGAGCCGGAGCACCAGCAGTTCGCCCGCCAGGCCTTCCGCGCGTCGGGCTTCGCCAGCAACCGGGCCCGCTTCATCCCGGGCCGCGCACTCGACGTCCTGCCCCGGCTCGCGGACGCGGGCTATGACCTCGTGTTCTGCGACGGCGACCGGCTGGAGTGCCTCGACTACCTCGCTGAATCGTTGCGCCTGCTGCGGGTGGGCGGCCTCGTCGTCTTCGAGGGCGTGTTCGCGAACGGGCGCACGGTGGAGTCGGGTCCGCAGCCCACGGAGGTGCTGCGGCTGCGCGAACTGCTCCGCGCGATCCGCGAGAGCCAGGAGCTGGTCCCCTCGCTGCTGCCGGTGGGCGACGGCCTGCTGTGCGCGGTCAAGCGCTGA
- a CDS encoding DUF3117 domain-containing protein, whose product MAAMKPRTGDGPLEVTKEGRGIVMRVPLEGGGRLVVELTPDEADALGDALKKVVG is encoded by the coding sequence ATGGCGGCCATGAAGCCGCGGACGGGCGATGGCCCGCTCGAGGTGACAAAGGAGGGGCGGGGCATCGTCATGCGCGTTCCGCTCGAAGGCGGCGGACGGCTCGTCGTAGAGCTGACCCCCGACGAGGCTGACGCGCTCGGCGACGCCCTCAAGAAGGTCGTCGGCTGA
- a CDS encoding S1C family serine protease — MDEGKPTKPKWWSRPRTHGPDSAPADPVSTGDGASGVHGGDMDGDFELEKPAGTGEGTGTGATAVGGTGAATGTGAGPIAARTAGEVGDGVGTPVPGERPRPLHDPDRYSTPPYGGPGPWAPAPPVQHPGTTPAHGTTVEAVAPPQDAAPQDPPGEAGSGAPTPHTSAPYRPAPHLPAPRPPFPETSFPEAPFPEAPASGTPAPQPQGLLGPEPPVGHRTAGASHAAAENGAPALDAPSPHTPWQNYDPWAAAPLQHHGAAAEAPGVRRRRTGRALVLGAVLLALVSGGVGGAVGAYLERTGGIDDVELPQAGVESKGRAPDSVAGIAASALPSVVTLHVSGSEAQGTGTGFVLDRRGHILTNNHVVEPADGGGGITVTFSGGETAKAEVVGHDSGYDLAVVKVAHVSGLKPLSLGNSDNVQVGDPVVAIGAPFDLENTVTAGIISAKERPITAGGEEGDGSDISYVDALQTDAPINPGNSGGPLVDSKARVIGINSAIRSADSGSDLEGGQSGSIGLGFAIPINQGRRVAEELINTGRATHPVIGVTLDMEYSGDGARVGVKGNDGGSAVTRGGPGARAGIKAGDVITEVDGQRVHSGEELIVKTRSHRPGDRLELTLERDGKERKVTLVLGSADGD, encoded by the coding sequence ATGGACGAGGGGAAGCCCACGAAGCCGAAGTGGTGGAGCCGGCCACGGACCCATGGGCCGGACTCCGCTCCGGCGGACCCGGTTTCCACGGGGGACGGCGCGAGCGGGGTGCACGGGGGAGACATGGACGGCGACTTCGAGCTGGAGAAGCCCGCGGGTACGGGTGAGGGTACGGGCACGGGGGCGACCGCTGTCGGAGGCACCGGCGCGGCCACAGGCACCGGCGCGGGCCCCATCGCCGCGCGGACCGCGGGCGAGGTGGGTGACGGCGTCGGTACGCCCGTCCCCGGTGAGCGGCCGAGGCCCCTGCACGACCCGGACCGCTACAGCACACCGCCGTACGGCGGACCGGGCCCCTGGGCGCCCGCGCCGCCGGTGCAGCACCCCGGGACGACCCCCGCGCACGGCACGACGGTGGAGGCGGTGGCTCCGCCCCAGGACGCTGCGCCCCAGGACCCCCCGGGCGAGGCCGGCTCCGGGGCGCCCACCCCGCACACGTCCGCCCCGTACAGGCCTGCCCCGCACCTGCCCGCGCCGCGGCCGCCCTTCCCCGAGACCTCCTTCCCCGAGGCCCCCTTCCCGGAGGCACCCGCCTCGGGGACTCCCGCCCCGCAGCCGCAGGGTCTCCTCGGTCCGGAGCCGCCCGTCGGGCACCGGACGGCCGGGGCCTCCCATGCCGCCGCCGAGAACGGCGCCCCCGCCCTGGACGCCCCCAGCCCCCACACCCCCTGGCAGAACTACGACCCCTGGGCCGCCGCGCCCCTCCAGCACCACGGGGCCGCCGCCGAGGCGCCGGGCGTCCGCCGCAGGAGGACCGGGCGTGCGCTGGTCCTCGGCGCCGTCCTGCTCGCCCTGGTCTCCGGAGGCGTGGGCGGGGCCGTGGGCGCCTATCTGGAGCGGACCGGGGGGATCGACGACGTCGAGCTCCCGCAGGCCGGAGTGGAGTCCAAGGGGCGGGCGCCGGACAGCGTGGCCGGTATCGCGGCCAGCGCGCTGCCCAGTGTGGTGACCCTGCATGTGAGCGGTTCGGAGGCGCAGGGCACCGGCACGGGGTTCGTCCTCGACCGGCGCGGCCACATCCTCACCAACAACCACGTGGTGGAACCGGCCGACGGCGGCGGCGGGATCACCGTGACGTTCAGCGGCGGCGAGACCGCCAAGGCCGAGGTCGTGGGCCACGACAGCGGCTACGACCTCGCCGTGGTCAAGGTCGCCCATGTCAGCGGCCTCAAGCCCCTCTCGCTCGGCAACTCCGACAACGTCCAGGTCGGTGATCCGGTGGTGGCCATCGGAGCGCCCTTCGACCTGGAGAACACCGTCACCGCGGGCATCATCAGCGCCAAGGAGCGCCCCATCACGGCGGGCGGCGAGGAGGGCGACGGCAGCGACATCTCGTACGTGGACGCGCTGCAGACGGACGCCCCGATAAACCCCGGCAACTCCGGCGGTCCCCTGGTCGACTCCAAGGCCCGTGTCATCGGCATCAACAGCGCCATCCGCTCCGCCGACAGCGGCTCCGACCTGGAGGGCGGCCAGTCCGGTTCGATCGGCCTCGGTTTCGCCATACCCATCAACCAGGGCAGGCGCGTCGCCGAGGAGCTGATCAACACCGGCAGGGCGACCCATCCGGTGATCGGCGTGACGCTCGACATGGAGTACTCCGGCGACGGCGCCCGCGTCGGCGTCAAGGGCAACGACGGCGGCTCGGCGGTCACCCGGGGCGGCCCCGGCGCCCGGGCCGGCATCAAGGCCGGTGACGTCATCACCGAGGTGGACGGACAGCGGGTGCACTCCGGCGAGGAGCTCATCGTCAAGACGCGGTCCCACCGGCCCGGCGACCGGCTGGAGCTGACGCTGGAGCGGGACGGCAAGGAGCGGAAGGTCACCCTCGTCCTCGGCTCGGCCGACGGGGACTGA
- the chcB gene encoding 2-cyclohexenylcarbonyl CoA isomerase, which yields MADTVLYEVSDGLATITLNRPEAMNAMNTETKVAFREAARTAAADESVRAVLLTAAGNRAFCVGQDLKEHVGGLLAARESGAGEGVMSTVQEHYNPIVRALTGAAKPVVAAVNGVAAGAGLGFALAADYRIVADTAAFNTSFAGVALTADSGISWTLPRVVGPSRAADLLLFPRSITAQEAYELGIANRIVPSAELAAEAVKVARALAEGPTLAYAAIKESLAFGVTHSLDETLEKEDELQARAGESEDHLIAVQAFVNKEKPKYLGR from the coding sequence ATGGCCGACACCGTGCTCTACGAGGTGAGCGACGGACTCGCGACGATCACGCTGAACCGCCCCGAGGCGATGAACGCGATGAACACCGAGACCAAGGTCGCCTTCCGGGAGGCGGCGCGGACGGCCGCGGCGGACGAGTCCGTACGGGCCGTGCTCCTCACCGCCGCCGGCAACCGGGCGTTCTGTGTGGGTCAGGACCTCAAGGAGCATGTCGGCGGACTGCTGGCGGCGCGCGAGTCGGGCGCGGGCGAGGGCGTCATGAGCACGGTCCAGGAGCATTACAACCCGATCGTGCGGGCCCTGACGGGCGCGGCGAAGCCAGTGGTGGCTGCCGTCAACGGCGTCGCGGCCGGTGCGGGTCTCGGCTTCGCGCTCGCCGCGGACTACCGCATCGTCGCCGACACGGCCGCCTTCAACACGTCGTTCGCCGGGGTCGCGCTCACCGCCGACTCCGGGATCTCCTGGACGCTGCCCCGGGTCGTCGGACCCTCCCGCGCGGCCGACCTGCTCCTCTTCCCGCGCAGCATCACGGCGCAGGAGGCGTACGAGCTGGGGATCGCGAATCGGATCGTGCCGTCCGCGGAGCTGGCAGCCGAGGCCGTGAAGGTCGCCCGCGCGCTGGCCGAGGGGCCGACCCTCGCGTACGCCGCGATCAAGGAGTCCCTCGCCTTCGGGGTCACGCACTCGTTGGACGAGACCCTGGAGAAGGAGGACGAGCTGCAGGCGCGGGCGGGGGAATCGGAGGATCACCTGATCGCTGTGCAGGCGTTCGTCAACAAGGAGAAGCCGAAGTATTTGGGGCGGTAG
- a CDS encoding DivIVA domain-containing protein yields MFMFLFLVVALVVVVGAVTLSVVGGGDSGALPDALPERLRDPLPVDRPVHRGDVDALRFPLTLRGYRMADVDDALGRLGAELAERDARIADLEAALSGARSATAPSATAAPATSLQTTSLEKPAEEDRR; encoded by the coding sequence ATGTTCATGTTCCTGTTCCTGGTCGTCGCCCTCGTCGTCGTGGTCGGCGCGGTGACCCTCTCCGTCGTCGGGGGCGGTGACAGCGGCGCCCTCCCCGACGCGCTGCCGGAGCGTCTGCGGGACCCGCTTCCCGTGGACCGCCCCGTGCACCGCGGCGACGTGGACGCACTGCGCTTCCCGCTGACCCTGCGCGGCTACCGCATGGCGGACGTGGACGACGCCCTGGGCCGCCTCGGCGCCGAACTGGCCGAGCGGGACGCCCGTATCGCCGACCTGGAGGCCGCGCTGTCCGGCGCCCGCTCGGCCACGGCCCCGTCCGCGACCGCCGCCCCGGCCACCTCCCTCCAGACCACCTCCCTGGAGAAGCCCGCGGAGGAGGACCGCCGGTGA
- a CDS encoding Mrp/NBP35 family ATP-binding protein, with amino-acid sequence MATEDAVREALSTVNDPEIQRPITELGMVKSVEIGADGSVAVAVYLTVSGCPMRDTITKNVTEAVARVEGVTRVDVTLDVMSDEQRKDLASALRGGQAEREVPFAKPGSLTRVYAVASGKGGVGKSSVTVNLAAAMAADGLKVGVVDADIYGHSVPRMLGAEGRPTQVENMIMPPSANGVKVISIGMFTPGNAPVVWRGPMLHRALQQFLADVYWGDLDVLLLDLPPGTGDIAISVAQLVPNAEILVVTTPQQAAAEVAERAGSIAVQTHQKIVGVVENMAGMPCPHCDEMVDIFGTGGGQSVADGLTRTTGATVPVLGSIPIDVRLREGGDDGRPVVLTDPDSPAGAALRAIAGKLGGRQRGLSGMSLGITPRNKF; translated from the coding sequence ATGGCTACGGAAGACGCGGTGCGTGAAGCACTGTCGACGGTGAACGACCCCGAGATCCAGCGACCCATCACCGAGCTGGGGATGGTCAAATCGGTGGAGATCGGCGCGGACGGTTCGGTCGCGGTCGCGGTGTACCTGACCGTCTCCGGGTGCCCCATGCGCGACACCATCACGAAGAACGTGACCGAGGCGGTCGCGCGCGTCGAGGGCGTCACGCGCGTCGACGTCACGCTGGACGTGATGAGCGACGAGCAGCGCAAGGACCTGGCGTCCGCGCTGCGCGGCGGCCAGGCCGAGCGCGAGGTGCCCTTCGCCAAACCGGGCTCCCTCACGCGCGTGTACGCGGTCGCCTCCGGCAAGGGCGGCGTCGGCAAGTCGTCCGTGACGGTCAACCTCGCGGCGGCGATGGCCGCGGACGGGCTGAAGGTGGGCGTCGTCGACGCCGACATCTACGGTCACTCCGTGCCGCGCATGCTCGGTGCCGAGGGCCGTCCGACCCAGGTCGAGAACATGATCATGCCGCCGTCGGCGAACGGTGTGAAGGTCATCTCGATCGGCATGTTCACCCCCGGCAACGCGCCGGTCGTGTGGCGCGGTCCGATGCTCCACCGCGCGCTGCAGCAGTTCCTCGCGGACGTGTACTGGGGCGACCTGGACGTCCTGCTCCTGGACCTGCCGCCGGGTACGGGCGACATCGCGATCTCGGTCGCGCAGCTCGTCCCGAACGCGGAGATCCTGGTCGTGACGACCCCTCAGCAGGCGGCGGCGGAGGTCGCCGAGCGGGCCGGGTCGATCGCCGTGCAGACCCACCAGAAGATCGTCGGTGTGGTCGAGAACATGGCGGGCATGCCGTGCCCCCACTGCGACGAGATGGTCGACATCTTCGGTACGGGGGGTGGGCAGTCGGTGGCCGACGGGCTGACCCGCACGACCGGGGCGACCGTGCCGGTGCTCGGCTCGATCCCCATCGACGTGCGGCTGCGCGAGGGCGGGGACGACGGCCGGCCGGTCGTCCTGACGGACCCCGACTCCCCGGCGGGCGCGGCGCTGCGCGCGATCGCCGGCAAGCTCGGTGGCCGCCAGCGGGGCTTGTCGGGCATGTCCTTGGGCATCACCCCGCGGAACAAGTTCTAG
- the sigE gene encoding RNA polymerase sigma factor SigE, whose protein sequence is MLRRLLRSSGEPKSVNNTADRSRIADSAQTATFTSDADSQAWTPPTWEEIVSTHSGRVYRLAYRLTGNQHDAEDLTQEVFVRVFRSLSTYTPGTFEGWLHRITTNLFLDMVRRKQRIRFDALGDDAAERLPSREPSPQQVFNDTHFDADVQQALDTLAPEFRAAVVLCDIEGLSYEEIAATLGVKLGTVRSRIHRGRSQLRKALAHRSPEARAERRGFAVTGVPALGGGGTSA, encoded by the coding sequence GTGCTCCGGCGCCTGCTCAGATCGTCGGGGGAGCCGAAATCCGTGAACAACACTGCTGACCGATCCCGCATCGCTGACTCCGCTCAGACCGCGACCTTCACGTCCGACGCGGACTCGCAGGCGTGGACTCCCCCCACGTGGGAGGAGATCGTCAGCACGCACAGCGGCCGGGTGTACCGGCTCGCCTACCGCCTGACGGGCAACCAGCACGACGCCGAGGACCTGACGCAGGAAGTCTTCGTCCGGGTCTTCCGCTCCTTGTCGACCTACACGCCCGGCACCTTCGAGGGCTGGCTCCACCGCATCACCACCAACCTCTTCCTGGACATGGTCCGCCGCAAGCAGCGCATCCGTTTCGACGCCCTCGGCGACGACGCGGCCGAGCGCCTGCCCAGCCGCGAGCCCTCCCCGCAGCAGGTCTTCAACGACACGCACTTCGACGCGGACGTCCAGCAGGCCCTCGACACCCTGGCGCCGGAGTTCCGCGCCGCGGTCGTCCTGTGCGACATCGAGGGACTCTCGTACGAGGAGATCGCCGCGACCCTGGGCGTCAAGCTCGGTACGGTCCGCAGCCGGATCCACCGCGGTCGCTCCCAGCTCCGCAAGGCGCTCGCCCACCGTTCTCCCGAGGCCCGTGCCGAGCGCCGCGGTTTCGCGGTCACCGGTGTGCCCGCTCTGGGAGGAGGGGGCACGAGCGCGTGA
- a CDS encoding DUF1003 domain-containing protein — protein MAPERETRERAAGGAGAPARSRLRLDQPQPPRRRLLPEYDPEAFGRLSERIARFLGTGRFIVWMTFVIILWVVWNVSAPRDLRFDNYPFIFLTLMLSLQASYAAPLILLAQNRQDDRDKVNLEQDRKQNERSIADTEYLTREIAALRVGLGEVATRDWIRSELEDLVKELEERRRDGDGGGPADRPFDRPGDRRGVFPADHPRGRDVDDR, from the coding sequence ATGGCTCCTGAGCGCGAGACCCGGGAGCGGGCCGCGGGCGGGGCGGGCGCCCCCGCGCGGTCCCGCCTGCGGCTCGACCAGCCGCAGCCGCCGCGGCGCAGACTCCTGCCCGAGTACGACCCGGAGGCCTTCGGACGGCTCTCGGAGCGGATCGCGCGGTTCCTGGGCACGGGCCGGTTCATCGTCTGGATGACGTTCGTCATCATCCTGTGGGTGGTGTGGAACGTGTCCGCGCCGCGTGATCTGCGCTTCGACAACTACCCGTTCATCTTCCTCACCCTGATGCTCTCGCTCCAGGCCTCGTACGCCGCCCCGCTGATCCTCCTCGCGCAGAACCGGCAGGACGACCGCGACAAGGTCAACCTCGAACAGGACCGCAAGCAGAACGAGCGGTCGATCGCGGACACCGAGTACCTGACCCGGGAGATCGCCGCGCTGCGCGTGGGCCTCGGCGAGGTCGCCACCCGCGACTGGATCCGCTCCGAGCTGGAGGACCTGGTCAAGGAGCTGGAGGAACGGCGCCGCGACGGCGACGGGGGCGGGCCGGCGGACCGCCCCTTCGACCGCCCCGGCGACCGGCGTGGCGTATTCCCGGCGGATCACCCTCGGGGACGTGACGTAGACGACCGGTGA
- a CDS encoding DNA-3-methyladenine glycosylase I: MSDALKGADGALRCPWALSADDYVAYHDEEWGRPVHGDDALYERLCLEAFQSGLSWITILRRREGFRAAFAAFRIAEVATFTDADKERLLADTGIIRNRAKIEATVANARVLADWELGELDELIWSFAPDPATRPAPKSLSEVPAVTDESTALSKALKKRGIRFVGPTTAYALMQACGLVNDHLTDCASRKGAPKGAF, translated from the coding sequence GTGAGCGACGCCCTGAAGGGCGCCGACGGGGCCCTGCGCTGCCCCTGGGCGCTGTCCGCCGACGACTACGTGGCGTACCACGACGAGGAGTGGGGGCGTCCGGTCCACGGCGACGACGCGCTGTACGAGCGGCTGTGCCTGGAAGCCTTCCAGTCGGGGCTGTCCTGGATCACGATCCTGCGTCGCCGCGAGGGCTTCCGGGCCGCCTTCGCGGCGTTCAGGATCGCCGAGGTGGCGACGTTCACGGACGCCGACAAGGAGCGCCTCCTCGCCGACACGGGGATCATCCGCAACCGCGCCAAGATCGAGGCGACGGTCGCCAACGCGCGCGTGCTGGCCGACTGGGAGCTGGGTGAACTGGACGAGCTGATCTGGTCCTTCGCCCCGGACCCGGCCACGCGCCCGGCCCCGAAGTCGCTGTCCGAGGTCCCGGCGGTGACCGACGAGTCGACCGCCCTCTCCAAGGCCCTCAAAAAACGGGGCATCCGCTTCGTGGGCCCCACCACGGCCTACGCCCTGATGCAGGCCTGCGGCCTGGTGAACGACCACTTGACGGACTGCGCGTCCCGGAAAGGCGCCCCGAAGGGGGCCTTTTAG
- a CDS encoding sec-independent translocase, with translation MFNDIGPLELVTIVVLAVLVFGPEKLPKMIQDVTRTIRKIREFSESAKADIREELGPEFKDFEFEDLNPKTFIRKQLDNDELGLKEIRNGFDLKKEMAEVTDAVHGRESESTSSSSSSSSAGSTGGTVDMTKKREKLAPQERPPFDADAT, from the coding sequence GTGTTCAATGACATAGGACCGCTTGAGCTGGTCACGATCGTTGTCCTTGCCGTGCTCGTCTTCGGTCCGGAGAAGCTCCCGAAGATGATCCAGGACGTCACACGGACCATTCGCAAGATCCGTGAGTTCTCGGAGAGCGCCAAGGCGGACATCCGCGAGGAGCTGGGTCCGGAGTTCAAGGACTTCGAGTTCGAGGACCTCAACCCCAAGACGTTCATCCGCAAGCAGCTGGACAACGACGAGCTGGGGCTCAAGGAGATCCGTAACGGCTTCGACCTGAAGAAGGAGATGGCCGAGGTCACGGACGCCGTGCACGGCCGCGAGTCCGAGTCGACGTCCTCGTCCTCCTCGTCCTCGTCTGCGGGCTCCACCGGCGGCACGGTGGACATGACGAAGAAGCGCGAGAAGCTGGCGCCGCAAGAGCGCCCTCCGTTCGACGCGGACGCGACCTGA